From the Oncorhynchus nerka isolate Pitt River linkage group LG20, Oner_Uvic_2.0, whole genome shotgun sequence genome, one window contains:
- the LOC115102495 gene encoding F-actin-monooxygenase mical1-like isoform X3 has translation MVNQDPTNPSHVLFDQFVQTQTCKEVQRTFSELCHHLELDPQDYQSFYTKLKERLNYWKAKALWIKLDKRAQHQDYQQGKVCAKTKCLVLGAGPCGLRTAIELALLGAQVVVLEKRDSFSRNNVLHLWPYTICDLRGLAAKKFYGKFCTGALDHISIRQLQLILLKVSLLLGVEVNTGVEFKGFVEPSEATGWMAKLFPDDHPAGKFQFDVFISAGGGRFVPDGFRWKELRGKLAIGITCNFINHHSAAEAQVAEISGVARIYNQKFFQDLLTEEGIDLENIVYYKDATHYFVMTAKKKSLLKMGVIKQDFSDANQLLGQANVDQDALLRYAHGAAHFSTGRRLPNMQFALNHAGQPDVAMFDFTCMHRAENASLVRERKGKKLLIGLVGDCLVEPFWPLGTGIARGFLAAFDTAWMVRSWGKGKPHLEVVAERESIYQLLSQTTPENISKNYSAFSIDPATRYQHVNLNSIKANQLQHLYDVEDHIDLGRPTKKQKGRLSHLRQDSVGAFEELLKWCQQHTAGYDRVKVKDLTQSWRSGLALCALINTFRPHLIDMSSLKESDSVHNNQLAFSLLEEELGIPPIISASDMATKEQIDKLSMVLYLTQIHDAFNERTPTRAEPPSLLLTPSKTLSFQAVFFLNKLKHNSLQRRKERLAAETEEKDKKMRMGDEEDPVAPLSAPEVTPDPELSPTSMNNEECYFCGQRVYVLERISTEGKFFHRSCFTCQQCGTTLRLGRYTFNQHTGKFYCELHSEQLEIENKEQSPSVKDTIGGHEKERGVNSISSEDPSPCPSEDAEYYLDSGPPKPMEPLHPPSQEDPSSKQLNPVEEHPVSPKPPIDVFTKNDFEDCEVEEEGGEDAPSDSLTPVPKPRHSRSSIPSPQASPPVPKPRTVLLTPKGDMSPAHVGEKGSPRAEREKGTPKAAPDSRPKPSLRKLQLTDEEKNHLVNLSFSLDSDSETPGSSSCSSSSATAGGPCPPKPPGADGQEEEGYWSGGPGSGGHIREHRNRRCFRRKEEPAEGKGQHARVRSKFSPWNLSSPRLGRDQRFSVLNSHPVHHGHSVSEEDCADDDDEEEDELDMFAPDGLDLYDDKFQTIPSYPVEAEKLELLKMRTLDRRAKTCEMQRFHKAQSIQRRLEEIEVTFKELEDKGVVLEQVLRGEEGSGGSPEMIDQWIHLVHQKNALVSEESDLMVASRQLELEDKQSMLEMELRQYMELDDSEKTAEQQAEEDRVLQEMLEVVDMRNSLVSFLDEKRLKEIESDKQQATSLLEAKRHSTASAGAQVHWA, from the exons ATGGTGAACCAGGACCCCACCAACCCCTCCCATGTCCTCTTTGACCAGTTTGTCCAGACCCAGACCTGTAAGGAGGTGCAGCGTACCTTCTCAGAGCTCTGCCACCACCTAGAATTGGACCCCCAGGACTACCAGAGTTTCTACACCAAGCTCAAGGAGAGGCTCAACTACTGGAAGGCCAAAGCCCTCTGGATCAAGCTGGACAAGCGGGCCCAACACCAAGACTACCAGCAGGGCAAAGTCTGTGCCAAaaccaag tgccTGGTGCTGGGTGCAGGGCCGTGCGGGCTGAGGACAGCCATAGAGCTGGCTCTGCTGGGGGCTCAGGTGGTGGTACTGGAGAAGAGGGACTCTTTTTCCCGGAATAACGTGCTGCACCTCTGGCCTTACACCATCTGTGACCTGCGTGGGCTGGCTGCCAAGAAGTTCTATGGCAAATTCTGCACTGGGGCTCTGGATCACATCA GCATCCGTCAGCTCCAGCTGATACTGCTGAAGGTGTCTCTCCTCCTGGGGGTGGAGGTTAACACTGGGGTGGAATTCAAAGGCTTCGTGGAGCCCTCAGAAGCCACGG GCTGGATGGCCAAGCTGTTTCCTGACGATCACCCTGCTGGGAAGTTCCAATTTGATGTCTTCATCTCTGCAGGAGGAGGGCGCTTTGTCCCTGATG GCTTCAGGTGGAAGGAGCTGCGAGGAAAGCTGGCCATCGGCATCACATGTAACTTCATCAACCATCACTCAGCAGCCGAGGCCCAGGTGGCAGAGATCAGTGGTGTGGCCCGCATCTACAACCAGAAGTTCTTCCAGGACCTGCTCACAGAGGAAG gTATTGATCTGGAGAACATAGTCTACTATAAAGACGCCACCCACTACTTTGTCATGACTGCCAAGAAGAAGAGCCTGTTAAAGATGGGGGTCATTAAACAG GACTTCAGTGACGCCAATCAGCTCCTGGGCCAGGCCAACGTGGACCAGGACGCCTTGTTGCGTTACGCCCACGGCGCTGCCCACTTCTCCACAGGCCGCCGCCTGCCCAACATGCAGTTTGCCCTGAACCACGCTGGCCAGCCTGACGTGGCCATGTTTGACTTCACCTGTATGCACCGTGCTGAGAACGCCTCGCTGGtcagggagaggaaaggaaagaaacTACTCATAGGCCTGGTCGGAGACTGCCTGGTGGAG CCGTTCTGGCCTCTGGGAACAGGTATTGCCCGTGGGTTTCTGGCTGCCTTCGACACAGCGTGGATGGTCAGGAGCTGGGGCAAGGGAAAACCACACCTGGAAGTCGTTGCTGAACG GGAGAGTATCTACCAGCTCCTGTCCCAGACCACGCCAGAGAACATCAGTAAAAACTACAGTGCCTTTAGCATAGACCCGGCTACACGCTACCAGCACGTCAACCTCAACTCCATCAAGGCCAACCAG TTGCAACATCTGTATGATGTTGAAGACCATATTGATTTGGGTCGACCAACCAAGAAGCAGAAAGGCAGGTTGTCTCACCTGCGACAAG ATTCGGTTGGAGCTTTTGAGGAGCTGTTGAAGTGGTGCCAGCAGCACACGGCAGGGTACGACAGGGTGAAGGTGAAGGATCTGACCCAGTCCTGGAGGTCTGGCCTGGCCTTGTGTGCCCTCATCAACACCTTCAGACCCCATCTTAT TGACATGTCCTCTCTGAAGGAGTCTGATTCGGTCCACAACAACCAGCTGGCCTTCAGCCTCCTGGAGGAAGAGCTGGGCATCCCTCCCATCATATCAGCCAGTGACATGGCCACCAAGGAACAGATAGACAAGCTCTCCATGGTGCTCTACCTCACACAGATCCACGATGCCTTCAACGAAAGGACGCCCACTAGAG CAGAACCCCCGAGCCTTCTCCTGACACCGTCGAAGACCCTGTCATTTCAGGCTGTGTTCTTCCTCAACAAGCTCAAGCACAACTCTCTGCAAAGACGCAAG GAGAGACTGGCAGCCGAGACAGAAGAAAAAGATAAAAAGATGAGGATGGGAGATGAGGAAGAT CCTGTAGCCCCTCTCTCAGCCCCTGAGGTGACCCCTGACCCTGAACTAAGCCCGACGTCAATGAACAATGAGGAGTGTTACTTCTGCGGCCAGCGGGTCTATGTGCTGGAAAGGATCAGCACCGAGGGCAAGTTCTTCCACCGTAGCTGCTTCACCTGCCAGCAGTGTGGCACCACCCTCAGACTTGGCAGATATACATTTAACCAGCACACGG GGAAGTTCTACTGTGAGCTGCACTCTGAACAGCTAGAGATAGAGAACAAGGAACAATCCCCATCCGTTAAG GATACCATCGGAGGTCacgagaaggagagaggtgtgaATTCTATCTCCAGTGAAGACCCCTCACCTTGTCCCTCTGAGGACGCTGAGTACTATCTAGACTCGGGTCCTCCTAAACCCATGGAGCCTCTGCATCCTCCGAGTCAGGAAGACCCCAGTAGCAAACAGCTTAACCCTGTAGAGGAGCACCCTGTCTCACCAAAACCACCCATAGACGTTTTCACAAAGAATGATTTTGAGGACtgtgaggtggaggaagaggggggtgaGGATGCCCCCTCGGATTCTCTGACCCCTGTCCCAAAACCTCGACACTCTCGCTCGTCAATCCCAAGCCCTCAGGCCTCCCCTCCTGTACCCAAACCACGCACCGTCCTCCTCACCCCAAAAGGGGACATGTCACCAGCCCATGTAGGGGAGAAGGGGTCCCCCAGGGCAGAAAGAGAAAAAGGGACTCCCAAGGCAGCCCCTGACTCCAGGCCGAAGCCATCCCTGCGGAAGCTGCAGCTGACCGACGAGGAGAAGAACCACCTAGTTAACTTGAGCTTCAGCCTGGACTCTGACTCTGAGACACCCGGttcttcctcctgctcctcttcctcaGCCACAGCAGGGGGTCCCTGCCCACCCAAACCCCCAG GTGCAGacggccaggaggaggagggctactGGAGTGGGGGCCCTGGGTCGGGGGGACACATACGGGAGCACAGGAACCGCCGCTGCTTCAGGAGGAAAGAGGAACCAGCGGAGGGCAAGGGTCAGCACGCCAGGGTCCGCTCCAAGTTCTCCCCATGGAACTTGTCCTCCCCTCGGCTGGGGAGGGACCAACGCTTCAGCGTCCTCAACAGCCACCCAG TACACCATGGCCACAGTGTATCTGAGGAAGATTGTGCTGATGATGATGACGAAGAGGAGGATGAGTTGGATATGTTTGCACCAGATGGCTTGGATTTATATGATGATAAG TTCCAGACCATCCCTTCATACCCTGTGGAGGCAGAGAAACTGGAGCTGTTGAAGATGAGGACGTTGGATCGACGGGCCAAGACGTGTGAGATGCAGCGCTTCCACAAAGCACAG TCTATTCAGAGACGCCTGGAGGAGATTGAGGTGACGTTTAAAGAGCTGGAGGATAAAGGTGTGGTGTTGGAGCAGGTACTCCGAGGAGAGGAAG GCAGTGGCGGTTCCCCTGAGATGATCGACCAGTGGATCCATCTGGTCCACCAGAAGAACGCCTTGGTCTCTGAGGAGTCAGACCTCATGGTGGC GTCTCGACAGCTGGAGTTGGAGGACAAACAGAGCATGCTGGAGATGGAGCTCAGACAATACATGGAGCTGGATG ACTCTGAGAAGACGGCGGAGCAGCAGGCAGAAGAGGACCGTGTGCTACAGGAGATGCTGGAGGTGGTTGACATGAGGAACTCTCTGGTGTCCTTCCTGGACGAGAAGCGACTCAAGGAGATCGAGAGTGACAAGCAGCAGGCCACCTCGCTGCTAGAGGCCAAGAGACACTCCACAGCCTCAGCAGGGGCACAGGTGCACTGGGCGTGA
- the LOC115102495 gene encoding F-actin-monooxygenase mical1-like isoform X4, with protein MVNQDPTNPSHVLFDQFVQTQTCKEVQRTFSELCHHLELDPQDYQSFYTKLKERLNYWKAKALWIKLDKRAQHQDYQQGKVCAKTKCLVLGAGPCGLRTAIELALLGAQVVVLEKRDSFSRNNVLHLWPYTICDLRGLAAKKFYGKFCTGALDHISIRQLQLILLKVSLLLGVEVNTGVEFKGFVEPSEATGWMAKLFPDDHPAGKFQFDVFISAGGGRFVPDGFRWKELRGKLAIGITCNFINHHSAAEAQVAEISGVARIYNQKFFQDLLTEEGIDLENIVYYKDATHYFVMTAKKKSLLKMGVIKQDFSDANQLLGQANVDQDALLRYAHGAAHFSTGRRLPNMQFALNHAGQPDVAMFDFTCMHRAENASLVRERKGKKLLIGLVGDCLVEPFWPLGTGIARGFLAAFDTAWMVRSWGKGKPHLEVVAERESIYQLLSQTTPENISKNYSAFSIDPATRYQHVNLNSIKANQLQHLYDVEDHIDLGRPTKKQKGRLSHLRQDSVGAFEELLKWCQQHTAGYDRVKVKDLTQSWRSGLALCALINTFRPHLIDMSSLKESDSVHNNQLAFSLLEEELGIPPIISASDMATKEQIDKLSMVLYLTQIHDAFNERTPTRAEPPSLLLTPSKTLSFQAVFFLNKLKHNSLQRRKERLAAETEEKDKKMRMGDEEDPVAPLSAPEVTPDPELSPTSMNNEECYFCGQRVYVLERISTEGKFFHRSCFTCQQCGTTLRLGRYTFNQHTGKFYCELHSEQLEIENKEQSPSVKDTIGGHEKERGVNSISSEDPSPCPSEDAEYYLDSGPPKPMEPLHPPSQEDPSSKQLNPVEEHPVSPKPPIDVFTKNDFEDCEVEEEGGEDAPSDSLTPVPKPRHSRSSIPSPQASPPVPKPRTVLLTPKGDMSPAHVGEKGSPRAEREKGTPKAAPDSRPKPSLRKLQLTDEEKNHLVNLSFSLDSDSETPGSSSCSSSSATAGGPCPPKPPDGQEEEGYWSGGPGSGGHIREHRNRRCFRRKEEPAEGKGQHARVRSKFSPWNLSSPRLGRDQRFSVLNSHPEVHHGHSVSEEDCADDDDEEEDELDMFAPDGLDLYDDKFQTIPSYPVEAEKLELLKMRTLDRRAKTCEMQRFHKAQSIQRRLEEIEVTFKELEDKGVVLEQVLRGEEGSGGSPEMIDQWIHLVHQKNALVSEESDLMVASRQLELEDKQSMLEMELRQYMELDDSEKTAEQQAEEDRVLQEMLEVVDMRNSLVSFLDEKRLKEIESDKQQATSLLEAKRHSTASAGAQVHWA; from the exons ATGGTGAACCAGGACCCCACCAACCCCTCCCATGTCCTCTTTGACCAGTTTGTCCAGACCCAGACCTGTAAGGAGGTGCAGCGTACCTTCTCAGAGCTCTGCCACCACCTAGAATTGGACCCCCAGGACTACCAGAGTTTCTACACCAAGCTCAAGGAGAGGCTCAACTACTGGAAGGCCAAAGCCCTCTGGATCAAGCTGGACAAGCGGGCCCAACACCAAGACTACCAGCAGGGCAAAGTCTGTGCCAAaaccaag tgccTGGTGCTGGGTGCAGGGCCGTGCGGGCTGAGGACAGCCATAGAGCTGGCTCTGCTGGGGGCTCAGGTGGTGGTACTGGAGAAGAGGGACTCTTTTTCCCGGAATAACGTGCTGCACCTCTGGCCTTACACCATCTGTGACCTGCGTGGGCTGGCTGCCAAGAAGTTCTATGGCAAATTCTGCACTGGGGCTCTGGATCACATCA GCATCCGTCAGCTCCAGCTGATACTGCTGAAGGTGTCTCTCCTCCTGGGGGTGGAGGTTAACACTGGGGTGGAATTCAAAGGCTTCGTGGAGCCCTCAGAAGCCACGG GCTGGATGGCCAAGCTGTTTCCTGACGATCACCCTGCTGGGAAGTTCCAATTTGATGTCTTCATCTCTGCAGGAGGAGGGCGCTTTGTCCCTGATG GCTTCAGGTGGAAGGAGCTGCGAGGAAAGCTGGCCATCGGCATCACATGTAACTTCATCAACCATCACTCAGCAGCCGAGGCCCAGGTGGCAGAGATCAGTGGTGTGGCCCGCATCTACAACCAGAAGTTCTTCCAGGACCTGCTCACAGAGGAAG gTATTGATCTGGAGAACATAGTCTACTATAAAGACGCCACCCACTACTTTGTCATGACTGCCAAGAAGAAGAGCCTGTTAAAGATGGGGGTCATTAAACAG GACTTCAGTGACGCCAATCAGCTCCTGGGCCAGGCCAACGTGGACCAGGACGCCTTGTTGCGTTACGCCCACGGCGCTGCCCACTTCTCCACAGGCCGCCGCCTGCCCAACATGCAGTTTGCCCTGAACCACGCTGGCCAGCCTGACGTGGCCATGTTTGACTTCACCTGTATGCACCGTGCTGAGAACGCCTCGCTGGtcagggagaggaaaggaaagaaacTACTCATAGGCCTGGTCGGAGACTGCCTGGTGGAG CCGTTCTGGCCTCTGGGAACAGGTATTGCCCGTGGGTTTCTGGCTGCCTTCGACACAGCGTGGATGGTCAGGAGCTGGGGCAAGGGAAAACCACACCTGGAAGTCGTTGCTGAACG GGAGAGTATCTACCAGCTCCTGTCCCAGACCACGCCAGAGAACATCAGTAAAAACTACAGTGCCTTTAGCATAGACCCGGCTACACGCTACCAGCACGTCAACCTCAACTCCATCAAGGCCAACCAG TTGCAACATCTGTATGATGTTGAAGACCATATTGATTTGGGTCGACCAACCAAGAAGCAGAAAGGCAGGTTGTCTCACCTGCGACAAG ATTCGGTTGGAGCTTTTGAGGAGCTGTTGAAGTGGTGCCAGCAGCACACGGCAGGGTACGACAGGGTGAAGGTGAAGGATCTGACCCAGTCCTGGAGGTCTGGCCTGGCCTTGTGTGCCCTCATCAACACCTTCAGACCCCATCTTAT TGACATGTCCTCTCTGAAGGAGTCTGATTCGGTCCACAACAACCAGCTGGCCTTCAGCCTCCTGGAGGAAGAGCTGGGCATCCCTCCCATCATATCAGCCAGTGACATGGCCACCAAGGAACAGATAGACAAGCTCTCCATGGTGCTCTACCTCACACAGATCCACGATGCCTTCAACGAAAGGACGCCCACTAGAG CAGAACCCCCGAGCCTTCTCCTGACACCGTCGAAGACCCTGTCATTTCAGGCTGTGTTCTTCCTCAACAAGCTCAAGCACAACTCTCTGCAAAGACGCAAG GAGAGACTGGCAGCCGAGACAGAAGAAAAAGATAAAAAGATGAGGATGGGAGATGAGGAAGAT CCTGTAGCCCCTCTCTCAGCCCCTGAGGTGACCCCTGACCCTGAACTAAGCCCGACGTCAATGAACAATGAGGAGTGTTACTTCTGCGGCCAGCGGGTCTATGTGCTGGAAAGGATCAGCACCGAGGGCAAGTTCTTCCACCGTAGCTGCTTCACCTGCCAGCAGTGTGGCACCACCCTCAGACTTGGCAGATATACATTTAACCAGCACACGG GGAAGTTCTACTGTGAGCTGCACTCTGAACAGCTAGAGATAGAGAACAAGGAACAATCCCCATCCGTTAAG GATACCATCGGAGGTCacgagaaggagagaggtgtgaATTCTATCTCCAGTGAAGACCCCTCACCTTGTCCCTCTGAGGACGCTGAGTACTATCTAGACTCGGGTCCTCCTAAACCCATGGAGCCTCTGCATCCTCCGAGTCAGGAAGACCCCAGTAGCAAACAGCTTAACCCTGTAGAGGAGCACCCTGTCTCACCAAAACCACCCATAGACGTTTTCACAAAGAATGATTTTGAGGACtgtgaggtggaggaagaggggggtgaGGATGCCCCCTCGGATTCTCTGACCCCTGTCCCAAAACCTCGACACTCTCGCTCGTCAATCCCAAGCCCTCAGGCCTCCCCTCCTGTACCCAAACCACGCACCGTCCTCCTCACCCCAAAAGGGGACATGTCACCAGCCCATGTAGGGGAGAAGGGGTCCCCCAGGGCAGAAAGAGAAAAAGGGACTCCCAAGGCAGCCCCTGACTCCAGGCCGAAGCCATCCCTGCGGAAGCTGCAGCTGACCGACGAGGAGAAGAACCACCTAGTTAACTTGAGCTTCAGCCTGGACTCTGACTCTGAGACACCCGGttcttcctcctgctcctcttcctcaGCCACAGCAGGGGGTCCCTGCCCACCCAAACCCCCAG acggccaggaggaggagggctactGGAGTGGGGGCCCTGGGTCGGGGGGACACATACGGGAGCACAGGAACCGCCGCTGCTTCAGGAGGAAAGAGGAACCAGCGGAGGGCAAGGGTCAGCACGCCAGGGTCCGCTCCAAGTTCTCCCCATGGAACTTGTCCTCCCCTCGGCTGGGGAGGGACCAACGCTTCAGCGTCCTCAACAGCCACCCAG AAGTACACCATGGCCACAGTGTATCTGAGGAAGATTGTGCTGATGATGATGACGAAGAGGAGGATGAGTTGGATATGTTTGCACCAGATGGCTTGGATTTATATGATGATAAG TTCCAGACCATCCCTTCATACCCTGTGGAGGCAGAGAAACTGGAGCTGTTGAAGATGAGGACGTTGGATCGACGGGCCAAGACGTGTGAGATGCAGCGCTTCCACAAAGCACAG TCTATTCAGAGACGCCTGGAGGAGATTGAGGTGACGTTTAAAGAGCTGGAGGATAAAGGTGTGGTGTTGGAGCAGGTACTCCGAGGAGAGGAAG GCAGTGGCGGTTCCCCTGAGATGATCGACCAGTGGATCCATCTGGTCCACCAGAAGAACGCCTTGGTCTCTGAGGAGTCAGACCTCATGGTGGC GTCTCGACAGCTGGAGTTGGAGGACAAACAGAGCATGCTGGAGATGGAGCTCAGACAATACATGGAGCTGGATG ACTCTGAGAAGACGGCGGAGCAGCAGGCAGAAGAGGACCGTGTGCTACAGGAGATGCTGGAGGTGGTTGACATGAGGAACTCTCTGGTGTCCTTCCTGGACGAGAAGCGACTCAAGGAGATCGAGAGTGACAAGCAGCAGGCCACCTCGCTGCTAGAGGCCAAGAGACACTCCACAGCCTCAGCAGGGGCACAGGTGCACTGGGCGTGA